In a genomic window of Micromonospora cremea:
- a CDS encoding thioredoxin domain-containing protein has translation MNRLAGATSPYLLQHADNPVDWWPWCDEAFAEAKRRDVPVLISVGYAACHWCHVMAHESFENEQVGALMNDDFVSIKVDREERPDVDAVYMTATQAMTGHGGWPMTVFATPDGTPFFCGTYFPRANFVRLLQSVATAWRDQREEVLRQGAAVVEAIGGAQAVGGPTAPLDAPLLDAAAANLAGEYDTTNGGFGGAPKFPPHMNLLFLLRHHQRTGDPRSLEIVRHTAEAMARGGIYDQLAGGFARYSVDAHWTVPHFEKMLYDNALLLRVYTQLWRLTGDPLARRVARDTARFLADELHRPGEGFASALDADTEGVEGLTYAWTPAQLIEVLGEEGGRWAADLFTVTAEGTFEHGTSVLRLARDVDDVAPEIRARWQQVVGRLLTARDNRPQPARDDKVVAAWNGLAITAIVEFQQVVALYASPEDDDANLMEGVVIVADGAMRDTAEHLATVHLVDGRLRRVSRGGAVGAPAGVLEDYGCVAEAFCALHQLTGEGRWLTLAGGLLDTALEHFAAPGGAFYDTADDAERLVTRPADPTDNATPSGRSALIAGLVAYTALTGETRYREAAEVALGTVAPIVGQHARFTGYAATVGEALLSGPYEIAVATDDPTGDPLVAAAHRHAPPGAVVVAGRPDQPGVPLLADRPLVDGRSAAYVCRGFVCQRPVTSVEELIAELG, from the coding sequence GTGAACCGACTCGCCGGCGCCACCAGTCCGTACCTGCTCCAGCACGCCGACAACCCGGTCGACTGGTGGCCCTGGTGCGACGAGGCGTTCGCCGAGGCGAAGCGGCGGGACGTGCCGGTGCTCATCTCGGTGGGGTACGCCGCCTGCCACTGGTGCCACGTGATGGCGCACGAGTCGTTCGAGAACGAGCAGGTCGGCGCCCTGATGAACGACGACTTCGTGTCGATCAAGGTGGATCGTGAGGAACGCCCGGACGTGGACGCGGTCTACATGACCGCCACCCAGGCGATGACCGGTCATGGCGGCTGGCCGATGACCGTCTTCGCCACCCCGGACGGCACGCCGTTCTTCTGCGGCACCTACTTTCCGCGGGCGAACTTCGTCCGGTTGCTCCAGTCGGTCGCCACGGCATGGCGGGACCAGCGCGAGGAGGTGCTGCGCCAGGGGGCCGCGGTGGTCGAGGCGATCGGCGGCGCCCAGGCCGTGGGCGGGCCGACGGCGCCGCTGGACGCCCCGCTGCTCGACGCCGCGGCCGCGAATCTGGCCGGCGAGTACGACACGACCAACGGCGGCTTCGGGGGCGCCCCGAAGTTCCCGCCGCACATGAACCTGCTCTTCCTGCTGCGCCACCACCAGCGGACGGGCGACCCGCGCAGCCTGGAGATCGTCCGGCACACCGCCGAGGCGATGGCCCGGGGCGGCATCTACGACCAGCTCGCCGGAGGCTTCGCCCGGTACTCGGTGGACGCGCACTGGACGGTGCCGCACTTCGAGAAGATGCTCTACGACAACGCGCTGCTGCTCCGGGTCTACACCCAGCTCTGGCGGCTGACCGGCGACCCGCTGGCGCGCCGGGTCGCCCGGGACACCGCCCGCTTCCTCGCCGACGAACTGCATCGGCCGGGGGAGGGCTTCGCGTCCGCGCTGGACGCCGACACCGAGGGCGTCGAGGGTCTCACCTACGCCTGGACGCCCGCTCAACTCATCGAGGTGCTGGGCGAGGAGGGCGGCCGCTGGGCCGCCGACCTGTTCACCGTGACCGCGGAGGGGACGTTCGAGCACGGCACGAGTGTGCTGCGGCTCGCCCGGGACGTCGACGACGTCGCACCCGAGATCCGGGCTCGCTGGCAGCAGGTGGTGGGGCGGCTCCTCACGGCGCGGGACAACCGGCCACAACCGGCCCGTGACGACAAGGTGGTGGCCGCCTGGAACGGCCTGGCGATCACCGCCATCGTTGAGTTCCAGCAGGTCGTCGCGCTGTACGCGTCGCCCGAGGACGACGACGCGAACCTGATGGAGGGCGTCGTCATCGTCGCCGACGGTGCGATGCGCGACACCGCCGAGCACCTGGCCACCGTGCACCTGGTCGATGGCCGGTTGCGCCGGGTCTCCCGGGGCGGTGCGGTCGGTGCGCCGGCCGGCGTGCTGGAGGACTACGGCTGCGTGGCCGAGGCGTTCTGCGCGCTGCACCAGCTCACCGGCGAGGGCCGCTGGCTCACCCTGGCCGGCGGGCTGCTGGACACCGCGCTGGAGCACTTCGCCGCGCCCGGTGGCGCCTTCTACGACACGGCCGACGACGCGGAGCGGTTGGTCACCCGGCCGGCGGACCCGACCGACAATGCCACCCCGTCCGGTCGGTCGGCGCTGATCGCCGGGCTGGTCGCGTACACGGCGTTGACCGGGGAGACCCGCTACCGGGAGGCCGCCGAGGTGGCGCTCGGCACGGTCGCGCCGATCGTCGGGCAGCACGCCCGGTTCACCGGGTACGCGGCCACGGTCGGCGAGGCGCTGCTCTCCGGGCCGTACGAGATCGCCGTGGCGACCGACGACCCGACTGGCGACCCGCTGGTGGCGGCGGCCCACCGGCACGCCCCGCCCGGCGCGGTGGTGGTCGCCGGGCGTCCGGACCAGCCCGGGGTGCCGCTGCTGGCCGACCGGCCGCTGGTCGACGGGCGGTCCGCCGCGTACGTCTGCCGGGGCTTCGTCTGCCAGCGCCCGGTCACGTCGGTCGAGGAGTTGATCGCCGAGCTCGGCTGA
- a CDS encoding 5-(carboxyamino)imidazole ribonucleotide synthase, with protein MDSRTGLPVVGMVGGGQLARMTHQAAIALGQSLRVLAVAPDDGAALVAADVQYGDHTDLAALRTFAKGCDVVTFDHEHVPTEHIRTLAAEGVTLHPPADALLHAQDKQVMRERLAELGAPNPAWRPVGEPADLVGFGEQVGWPVVLKAARGGYDGRGVWLVDDAAQAVELARTLLAGGTRLIVEERVPLRRELAVQVARSPFGQVAAYPVVETVQRDGICVEVLAPAPDLDEELAVTAQQLAIDLATALGVVGLLAVELFEVRDATGRPAIVVNELAMRPHNSGHWTIEGARTSQFEQHLRAVLDYPMGDTSLAAPVVVMANVLGGEPGGMSIDERLHHLFAAEPGAKVHLYGKQVRPGRKIGHVTVLGDDLDDVRARAARAMRWLREGRE; from the coding sequence ATGGATTCCCGTACCGGTCTGCCTGTTGTCGGCATGGTGGGTGGCGGCCAGCTGGCCCGGATGACCCACCAGGCCGCGATCGCCCTCGGCCAGTCACTGCGCGTACTCGCGGTCGCCCCCGACGACGGCGCGGCGCTGGTCGCCGCCGACGTCCAGTACGGCGACCACACCGACCTGGCCGCGCTGCGCACCTTCGCCAAGGGCTGCGACGTGGTCACCTTCGACCACGAGCATGTGCCCACCGAGCACATCCGCACGCTGGCGGCGGAGGGTGTGACCCTGCACCCGCCGGCGGACGCGCTGCTGCACGCCCAGGACAAGCAGGTCATGCGGGAACGCCTGGCCGAGCTGGGCGCGCCCAACCCGGCGTGGCGGCCGGTCGGCGAGCCCGCCGACCTGGTCGGCTTCGGCGAGCAGGTCGGCTGGCCGGTGGTGCTCAAGGCGGCCCGGGGTGGCTACGACGGCCGGGGGGTCTGGCTGGTCGACGACGCCGCCCAAGCCGTCGAGCTGGCGCGGACGCTGCTCGCCGGCGGGACCCGGCTGATCGTCGAGGAGCGGGTGCCGCTGCGCCGGGAGCTGGCCGTGCAGGTGGCGCGCTCGCCGTTCGGTCAGGTGGCCGCGTACCCCGTAGTCGAGACGGTGCAGCGGGACGGCATCTGCGTGGAGGTGCTGGCCCCGGCGCCCGACCTGGACGAGGAGCTGGCGGTCACCGCCCAGCAGCTCGCCATCGACCTGGCCACCGCCCTCGGCGTGGTCGGCCTGCTCGCGGTGGAACTCTTCGAGGTGCGCGACGCGACTGGCCGACCGGCGATCGTGGTCAATGAGCTGGCGATGCGTCCGCACAATTCCGGGCACTGGACCATCGAGGGGGCCCGGACCTCGCAGTTCGAGCAGCACCTGCGGGCGGTGCTCGACTACCCGATGGGCGACACCTCGCTGGCCGCGCCGGTCGTGGTGATGGCGAACGTGCTCGGCGGCGAGCCGGGCGGGATGTCGATCGACGAGCGGCTGCACCACCTCTTCGCGGCCGAGCCGGGTGCCAAGGTGCACCTCTACGGCAAGCAGGTGCGGCCCGGCCGCAAGATCGGGCACGTCACGGTGCTCGGTGACGACCTGGATGACGTACGGGCGCGGGCCGCGCGGGCCATGCGCTGGCTGCGCGAGGGGCGCGAGTGA
- the purE gene encoding 5-(carboxyamino)imidazole ribonucleotide mutase → MTTVGLIMGSDSDWPTMRAAAEVLDDFGVPYEVRVISAHRTPVAMIEYGRDAADRGLKVIIAGAGGAAALPGMVASVTPLPVIGVPVPLKHLDGMDSLLSIVQMPAGIPVATVSIGNARNAGLLAVRILGAADEHLRAKMATYQQDLENLVAAKEAALQATLS, encoded by the coding sequence GTGACCACGGTCGGGTTGATCATGGGTAGTGACTCGGACTGGCCGACCATGCGGGCCGCCGCCGAGGTGCTGGACGACTTCGGGGTGCCGTACGAGGTCCGGGTGATCTCGGCGCACCGGACCCCGGTCGCGATGATCGAGTACGGCCGCGACGCCGCCGACCGGGGCCTCAAGGTGATCATCGCCGGTGCCGGTGGGGCCGCGGCGCTGCCCGGCATGGTGGCCTCGGTGACCCCGCTCCCGGTGATCGGCGTGCCGGTGCCGTTGAAGCACCTCGACGGCATGGACTCGCTGCTGTCCATCGTGCAGATGCCGGCCGGGATTCCGGTGGCCACCGTCTCGATCGGCAACGCCCGCAACGCCGGCCTGCTCGCCGTGCGGATCCTCGGCGCGGCCGACGAGCACCTGCGCGCCAAGATGGCGACCTACCAGCAGGACCTTGAGAACCTGGTGGCAGCCAAGGAAGCCGCCCTCCAGGCCACTCTCAGCTAA
- a CDS encoding SCO7613 C-terminal domain-containing membrane protein: protein MATFQCSSCGREIKPAVRCPHCGADQAQWVEHLADIERSIAEMKARDAAIAREQRQIAAKMQAALFQRDILAHAGEERLKQATRPRRVLRRRPGRRPPTAATGAPPRVPRQGTPPTAEDPPPPPPRASWLDADDPEHPPEASSREVQNIPLGLGALLLGVAAVVFAAVATSSMDALARLGILLLATVLMLLAPPALARRGLTSTAETISAVGLLLVPLAGNALWAVDRIGNGGASGAVFAGVIFAVTAAVAFGYAGWTGLRTPRFATVLAAQPVLPLLAYDRITGPGGWALVLTLVALLDLWLTRTGVTVEQPVRQDLPDPGTPSAPRQRSAEGRPEGDPEEAAELIDPDPGAAAILPTRPVPGLRELIWLLHAVAVAVALAYAVTALLGAETVPAATGAGMVLLLAATVGLGGALVLRRPPLPDVAAGILTLAVIGTLGRIASVALPGRALLLIAAVITVTGLAVRAIPEAARRGPQVASAVALTVSGLVVAGGALRAGVAPVRAALPAWGADLDRYPAELAAAVGPTTWQLAAAAFLLTIAAVLALPPDIRREFAVAGAALTALAVPASFGLGWASAPWPMVLTAVGIGVIGLSARTSRAALAHGVGAAAVGLFGAGASLAAPPLTAAALLTLFAAGALVALAPRVRIASAAADTVTAWAAGGAAFALPGAVAAFVAATVPTDPTPTPASLREVTVPVLAASFLAVCVTLGYAAVVQVSQRRIPAPLSVGTGLGALVVTAAAFGAPGATVADAWVGALLLVAAVLLFLAPSIDAGRRSDLTLDGSDLAAAAVTTALIATLVRIAAVLTPGGQLAVAAGLVLVVAVGARAMPEEWRRGPILGITVGGLLIGILAGWTALRGGLGVLATPGPIWDGDLSGWPAAPTGGATWQAPVALVLLAVAAGILLPPPWRWDVSGAAVVLATIGAPTAFDLPWWSPVLVGGMVATVYGMAAVATEEARAGLSRATVAGVVALHAAGAGLVRPWTTALALGSIALIGVVVAALARVLAGPQVTDIETEGMPPHLVQIGGAAAGAALLALPGSVAALAAEFEHSAQVVLTAALAASSLGLAAVAAVRRHVPQYLPWVSVAVVGGATISALAAIPTGLASGVYAAAAALLGVLAELIRAATVPPTGSAQPVRRWAVLLDGALRRLPDDPERRRWRVSPSAGALAAAALPTALALASIAPALVTALVEPHRVLTRIWQGPPPELLAPPPDVVDPTHVLTALLLTATAALAATGFSGGRRSRAVPVVLPGAAVTLLIAPIALGNGWPASALAALSVFTIAMLGLALTPPPPLVEPARSLRLARVLVFVIGLAAGGAGLAGSLATRELTLFTLGGAVGVGVVAALYGATQRARILGWLFASLMAQLFVLTAGLVAGLAAVWSAFGVLAVGAVLQVFAATLPRLRRPEAQREAATVEWSGYAAALIALALAFDSPRHIAALLAAWGAVLGVAATRPGRRPMERRILFWAVVACEITAWWILMRVANVALPEAYTLPFAALALLVGVLELRHRSDMSSWVAYGPALVAAFVPTLAIVLATESSTLRQMLLLLGAVAVLIFGSSSRQQAPVIVGASVTAIAAIHALFSLGPWLALIPVGILLLILGASNERRRRAQERLQTALRGMR, encoded by the coding sequence GTGGCGACCTTTCAGTGCTCCTCGTGCGGCCGGGAGATCAAGCCGGCCGTCCGCTGCCCGCACTGCGGGGCCGATCAGGCCCAGTGGGTCGAGCACCTGGCCGACATCGAGCGTTCGATCGCGGAGATGAAGGCGCGCGACGCCGCCATCGCCCGTGAGCAGCGGCAGATCGCCGCCAAGATGCAGGCGGCCCTCTTCCAGCGCGACATCCTCGCGCACGCCGGTGAGGAACGGCTCAAGCAGGCCACCCGGCCGCGCCGGGTGCTGCGCCGCCGTCCCGGCCGCCGGCCGCCGACCGCCGCCACCGGCGCCCCGCCCCGGGTGCCCCGTCAGGGCACCCCGCCCACCGCAGAGGACCCGCCACCGCCCCCGCCCCGGGCGTCCTGGCTCGATGCGGACGACCCGGAGCACCCACCGGAGGCGTCCTCCCGCGAGGTGCAGAACATCCCGCTCGGGCTGGGCGCGCTGCTGCTCGGGGTGGCCGCGGTGGTCTTCGCCGCCGTGGCGACCAGCTCGATGGACGCGCTGGCCCGGCTCGGCATCCTGCTCCTCGCCACGGTGCTGATGCTGCTCGCCCCGCCGGCGCTGGCTCGACGCGGGCTCACCTCGACCGCCGAGACGATCTCCGCGGTCGGCCTGCTGCTGGTGCCGCTGGCCGGAAACGCCCTCTGGGCGGTGGACCGGATCGGCAACGGCGGCGCCTCCGGCGCGGTCTTCGCCGGAGTGATCTTCGCGGTCACCGCCGCCGTCGCGTTCGGGTACGCCGGCTGGACAGGCCTGCGCACACCCCGGTTCGCCACCGTGCTCGCCGCGCAGCCGGTGCTGCCGCTGCTGGCGTACGACCGGATCACCGGGCCGGGCGGCTGGGCCCTGGTGCTCACCCTGGTCGCCCTCCTCGACCTCTGGCTGACCCGCACCGGGGTCACCGTGGAGCAACCCGTCCGGCAGGACCTGCCGGACCCGGGCACCCCGTCGGCGCCCCGGCAACGCAGCGCCGAGGGCCGGCCCGAGGGCGACCCGGAGGAGGCCGCCGAGCTGATCGATCCCGACCCGGGCGCCGCCGCCATCCTGCCGACCCGCCCGGTGCCCGGGCTGCGCGAGCTGATCTGGCTGCTCCACGCGGTGGCGGTCGCCGTCGCCCTGGCGTACGCGGTCACCGCCCTGCTCGGGGCGGAGACCGTGCCGGCGGCGACCGGCGCCGGGATGGTGCTGTTGCTGGCCGCCACGGTCGGACTGGGCGGCGCGCTGGTGCTGCGCCGCCCGCCGCTGCCCGACGTCGCGGCCGGCATCCTCACCCTGGCCGTGATCGGTACGCTCGGCCGGATCGCCTCGGTGGCGCTGCCCGGCCGGGCTCTGCTGCTGATCGCGGCGGTCATCACGGTGACCGGGCTGGCGGTGCGCGCGATTCCCGAGGCCGCCCGGCGAGGCCCGCAGGTCGCCTCGGCGGTGGCGCTCACCGTCAGCGGGCTTGTGGTCGCCGGGGGCGCGCTGCGCGCCGGCGTGGCCCCGGTCCGGGCAGCACTGCCCGCCTGGGGCGCCGACCTCGACCGGTACCCGGCCGAACTGGCCGCCGCGGTCGGCCCGACCACCTGGCAGCTCGCTGCCGCCGCGTTCCTGCTCACCATCGCCGCGGTGCTGGCCCTGCCCCCGGACATCCGCCGCGAGTTCGCCGTCGCCGGGGCTGCGCTCACCGCGCTGGCCGTGCCGGCCTCGTTCGGTCTCGGCTGGGCGTCGGCACCCTGGCCGATGGTGCTCACCGCCGTCGGCATCGGCGTGATCGGCCTCTCCGCGCGGACCAGCCGGGCCGCGCTGGCGCATGGCGTCGGGGCCGCCGCGGTGGGCCTGTTCGGTGCGGGCGCCAGCCTGGCCGCGCCGCCGCTCACCGCCGCGGCCCTGCTCACCCTCTTCGCGGCCGGCGCTCTGGTCGCCCTGGCACCCCGGGTCCGGATCGCCTCGGCCGCCGCCGACACGGTGACCGCCTGGGCCGCCGGGGGCGCCGCGTTCGCGCTGCCCGGGGCGGTCGCCGCGTTCGTGGCCGCCACCGTGCCCACCGACCCGACCCCCACTCCGGCCAGCCTTCGCGAGGTGACCGTCCCGGTCCTGGCGGCGAGCTTCCTCGCCGTCTGCGTGACCCTCGGCTACGCCGCTGTGGTGCAGGTGTCCCAGCGGCGCATCCCGGCGCCGCTGTCCGTCGGCACCGGGCTGGGCGCGCTGGTGGTCACCGCCGCCGCCTTCGGCGCGCCCGGGGCGACCGTCGCCGACGCCTGGGTCGGCGCCCTGCTGCTCGTCGCCGCCGTGCTGCTCTTCCTGGCACCGTCGATCGACGCCGGCCGCCGCTCCGACCTCACCCTGGACGGTTCGGACCTGGCCGCCGCAGCGGTCACCACCGCCCTGATCGCCACACTGGTCCGGATCGCCGCTGTGCTGACCCCGGGCGGTCAGTTGGCGGTCGCCGCCGGCCTGGTGCTGGTGGTCGCTGTCGGGGCCCGCGCCATGCCCGAGGAGTGGCGGCGCGGGCCGATTCTCGGCATCACCGTCGGCGGCCTGCTGATCGGCATACTCGCCGGCTGGACGGCGCTGCGCGGTGGGCTGGGCGTGCTGGCGACCCCCGGCCCGATCTGGGACGGCGACCTGAGCGGCTGGCCGGCCGCGCCGACCGGTGGCGCCACCTGGCAGGCCCCGGTCGCGCTGGTCCTGCTGGCCGTCGCCGCCGGCATCCTGCTACCTCCTCCGTGGCGGTGGGACGTGTCCGGCGCGGCGGTGGTGCTCGCCACGATCGGCGCCCCGACAGCGTTCGACCTGCCCTGGTGGTCACCGGTCCTGGTCGGCGGAATGGTCGCCACCGTCTACGGAATGGCCGCGGTGGCCACCGAGGAGGCCCGCGCCGGGTTGTCCCGGGCCACCGTGGCGGGAGTGGTCGCGCTGCACGCGGCCGGCGCCGGCCTGGTCCGGCCGTGGACCACCGCGCTGGCGCTGGGCAGCATCGCGCTGATCGGCGTGGTGGTGGCCGCGCTGGCCCGCGTACTGGCCGGCCCACAGGTCACCGACATCGAGACCGAGGGGATGCCACCGCACCTGGTGCAGATCGGCGGTGCGGCAGCCGGCGCCGCGCTGCTGGCCCTGCCCGGCTCGGTGGCGGCACTGGCCGCCGAGTTCGAACACTCAGCACAGGTGGTGCTGACCGCCGCGCTGGCCGCGTCCAGCCTCGGCCTGGCCGCCGTGGCCGCGGTCCGCCGGCACGTCCCGCAGTACCTGCCCTGGGTCAGCGTGGCCGTGGTCGGCGGGGCCACCATCAGCGCGCTCGCCGCCATCCCCACCGGCCTCGCCTCGGGCGTCTACGCGGCCGCCGCGGCGCTGCTCGGCGTACTGGCCGAGCTGATCCGCGCGGCCACCGTGCCCCCGACCGGGTCGGCCCAGCCGGTCCGGCGCTGGGCGGTGCTGCTCGACGGCGCACTGCGGCGGTTGCCCGACGACCCGGAGCGGCGCCGGTGGCGGGTCAGCCCGTCCGCCGGCGCGCTGGCCGCGGCAGCCCTGCCGACCGCCCTCGCGCTCGCCTCGATCGCACCCGCCCTGGTCACCGCCCTGGTCGAGCCGCACCGCGTGTTGACCCGCATCTGGCAGGGCCCGCCACCGGAACTGCTCGCCCCGCCGCCGGACGTGGTCGACCCGACCCACGTGCTGACCGCGCTGCTGCTCACCGCGACCGCGGCGCTGGCCGCCACCGGGTTCAGCGGCGGACGGCGGTCCCGAGCCGTGCCGGTGGTGCTGCCCGGTGCCGCCGTCACGCTGCTGATCGCGCCCATCGCGCTGGGCAACGGCTGGCCGGCGAGCGCCCTCGCCGCGCTCTCCGTCTTCACCATCGCGATGCTCGGCCTCGCACTGACCCCGCCTCCCCCGCTGGTCGAGCCGGCCCGCTCGCTGCGGCTGGCCCGGGTGCTGGTGTTCGTCATCGGCCTGGCCGCCGGTGGCGCCGGGCTGGCCGGCAGCCTGGCCACCCGGGAGTTGACCCTGTTCACCCTCGGCGGCGCGGTCGGCGTGGGCGTGGTGGCGGCGCTGTACGGCGCCACCCAGCGGGCCCGCATTCTCGGCTGGCTCTTCGCCTCGCTGATGGCGCAACTCTTCGTGCTCACCGCTGGCCTGGTCGCCGGGCTGGCCGCGGTCTGGTCGGCGTTCGGGGTGCTCGCGGTCGGTGCGGTCCTGCAGGTGTTCGCGGCGACCCTGCCCCGGCTGCGCCGCCCGGAGGCGCAGCGCGAGGCCGCGACCGTGGAGTGGAGCGGGTACGCGGCCGCGCTGATCGCGCTGGCCCTCGCCTTCGACTCGCCCCGGCACATCGCCGCCCTGCTGGCCGCCTGGGGCGCGGTGCTCGGGGTGGCGGCCACGCGACCCGGTCGCCGGCCGATGGAGCGGCGAATCCTGTTCTGGGCGGTGGTGGCCTGCGAGATCACCGCCTGGTGGATCCTGATGCGGGTCGCCAACGTGGCGCTGCCCGAGGCGTACACGCTGCCGTTCGCCGCGCTGGCCCTGCTGGTCGGGGTACTGGAGCTACGCCACCGATCGGACATGAGCAGTTGGGTGGCGTACGGGCCGGCGCTGGTCGCCGCGTTCGTGCCCACTCTGGCGATCGTGCTGGCGACCGAGTCCAGCACGCTGCGGCAGATGCTGCTGCTGCTCGGCGCGGTGGCGGTGCTGATCTTCGGCTCGTCCAGCCGGCAGCAGGCGCCGGTGATCGTCGGCGCGTCGGTCACCGCGATCGCCGCGATCCACGCGCTGTTCAGCCTCGGCCCGTGGCTGGCACTGATCCCGGTGGGCATCCTGTTGCTGATACTCGGCGCCAGCAACGAGCGCCGCCGCCGCGCCCAGGAACGCCTACAGACCGCCCTCCGCGGCATGAGATGA
- a CDS encoding UDP-glucose dehydrogenase family protein: MTIPYPTIQPTPAIATVTPPSGAPRPRVTFLGTGYLGATYAICYAELGYEVLGFDVDADKIAMLNAGQVPIHEPGLDELLKRNLAAGRLRFSTDIAETAEFGDVHFICVGTPQRADGMGADLSYVEASVTSLAQHLTRKSLIVGKSTVPVGTADWVEQLVGKHTPNDLGVEVAWSPEFLQEGFAVDDVLRPNRIVVGVKSEWANGMLYAAHKGVFDLAATEDREVPLVVTDFATAELVKVAANAFLATKISFINAMAEVCEASGGDVTQLARAIGYDPRIGNRFLQAGLGFGGACLPKDIRAFQARAQELGAGEALRFLHEVDLINLRRRTRVLHLAADLLGRRSGPAGPDFSGTRIAVLGATFKPNTDDVRDAPALAVAALLQKAGADVHVYDPQGTENARRAVPELTYETGINEAVANADLVCVLTEWADFRNADPVALGELVAGRKVVDGRNCLDSALWTQAGWEYRGMGRP; encoded by the coding sequence GTGACGATCCCCTATCCCACCATCCAGCCGACCCCCGCCATCGCCACGGTGACGCCGCCCTCGGGCGCGCCCCGTCCGCGGGTGACCTTCCTGGGGACCGGCTACCTCGGTGCGACGTACGCCATCTGCTACGCGGAGCTGGGGTACGAGGTGCTCGGGTTCGACGTGGACGCTGACAAGATCGCGATGCTCAACGCCGGTCAGGTGCCGATCCACGAGCCCGGCCTGGACGAGCTGCTCAAGCGGAACCTGGCCGCCGGGCGGCTGCGGTTCAGCACCGACATCGCGGAGACCGCCGAGTTCGGCGACGTGCACTTCATCTGCGTCGGCACCCCCCAGCGGGCCGACGGGATGGGCGCGGACCTGTCGTACGTCGAGGCGTCGGTGACCAGCCTGGCGCAACACCTGACCCGCAAGTCGCTGATCGTCGGCAAGTCCACCGTGCCGGTGGGCACCGCCGACTGGGTGGAGCAGCTGGTCGGCAAGCACACTCCCAACGACCTGGGCGTCGAGGTGGCGTGGAGCCCCGAGTTCCTCCAGGAGGGCTTCGCCGTCGACGACGTGCTGCGCCCGAACCGGATCGTGGTCGGCGTGAAGAGCGAGTGGGCCAACGGCATGCTCTACGCCGCGCACAAGGGCGTCTTCGACCTGGCCGCCACCGAGGACCGCGAGGTGCCCCTCGTGGTCACCGACTTCGCGACCGCCGAGCTGGTCAAGGTCGCCGCGAACGCCTTCCTGGCCACGAAGATCTCCTTCATCAACGCGATGGCCGAGGTCTGCGAGGCCTCCGGCGGCGACGTCACCCAGCTGGCCCGCGCGATCGGCTACGACCCGCGGATCGGCAACCGGTTCCTCCAGGCCGGCCTCGGCTTCGGCGGCGCCTGCCTGCCGAAGGACATTCGGGCCTTCCAGGCACGGGCGCAGGAGCTGGGTGCCGGCGAGGCGCTGCGCTTCCTGCACGAGGTCGACCTGATCAACCTGCGCCGCCGTACCCGGGTGCTCCACCTCGCCGCGGACCTGCTCGGCCGCCGCTCCGGGCCGGCCGGCCCGGACTTCTCCGGCACCCGGATCGCCGTGCTGGGCGCCACCTTCAAGCCCAACACCGACGACGTCCGCGACGCCCCGGCGCTCGCCGTCGCCGCGCTGCTGCAGAAGGCCGGCGCCGACGTGCACGTGTACGACCCGCAGGGCACCGAGAACGCTCGCCGCGCGGTCCCCGAGCTGACCTACGAGACCGGCATCAACGAGGCGGTCGCCAACGCTGACCTGGTCTGCGTCCTCACCGAGTGGGCCGACTTCCGCAACGCCGACCCGGTCGCCCTCGGCGAGCTGGTCGCCGGCCGCAAGGTGGTCGACGGCCGCAACTGCCTCGACTCCGCACTGTGGACCCAGGCCGGCTGGGAGTACCGGGGCATGGGCCGCCCCTGA